In Paraburkholderia sprentiae WSM5005, a genomic segment contains:
- a CDS encoding lecithin retinol acyltransferase family protein, whose product MNTPTLDTRDDAPPSAAIRDTASSTIDLPIGAHLVTQRNGYEHHGIYVGNGRVVHYAGFAGSVHRGPVEEVELARFAAGHSLSVRATPSAIYGGTEAVRRARSRLGENRYRLLTNNCEHFCAWCLLGESRSEQVHCCLRDPRTGVRALLCLVKSFVESGTRHQQRAAQLAQLA is encoded by the coding sequence ATGAACACCCCAACGCTCGATACACGCGACGACGCCCCGCCATCGGCCGCGATTCGCGACACCGCATCATCGACGATCGATCTGCCGATCGGCGCGCATCTGGTCACGCAGCGTAACGGCTACGAACATCACGGCATCTATGTCGGCAACGGCCGCGTCGTGCATTACGCGGGCTTCGCGGGCTCGGTGCATCGCGGGCCGGTCGAGGAAGTCGAACTGGCGCGCTTCGCCGCCGGCCATTCGCTGTCGGTTCGCGCGACGCCTAGCGCGATCTACGGCGGCACGGAAGCGGTGCGCCGCGCGCGCTCCCGCCTCGGCGAAAACCGCTATCGCCTGCTGACCAACAACTGCGAACACTTCTGCGCGTGGTGCCTGCTCGGCGAAAGCCGCAGCGAACAGGTGCATTGCTGCCTGCGCGACCCGCGCACGGGCGTGCGTGCGCTGCTGTGCCTCGTGAAGTCGTTCGTCGAGAGCGGGACGAGGCATCAACAGCGGGCGGCGCAACTCGCGCAACTCGCGTGA
- a CDS encoding PP2C family protein-serine/threonine phosphatase: MTCASQFLWTSSARSDAGRVREINEDACLDEPEAGRWAVADGMGGHAVGDLASRTVIDALTTLAEPQGLRTLIADARARLQIANRQLRDEAARRQVQRIGSTVVALLACDRFCGYVWAGDSRIYLYRAGQLRQLTRDHSQVEELRSLGVITDEEARHHPAQHMITRAVGATDLLELDDDAIEVADGDVFLLCSDGLSNELSDDEIADVLTSAERENACCELVELALARGGRDNITAVVVEAQDPNAADNTLRNPAP; this comes from the coding sequence GTGACCTGCGCGAGCCAATTTCTCTGGACATCGTCTGCGCGTTCCGACGCGGGACGGGTGCGCGAAATCAATGAAGACGCCTGCCTCGACGAGCCCGAAGCGGGACGCTGGGCCGTCGCCGATGGGATGGGCGGGCACGCGGTCGGCGACCTTGCGAGCCGCACCGTGATCGACGCGTTGACCACGCTGGCCGAGCCGCAGGGCCTCAGAACGCTGATTGCCGATGCACGCGCGCGGCTGCAAATCGCGAACCGTCAATTGCGCGACGAAGCCGCGCGCCGCCAGGTGCAGCGCATCGGCAGCACCGTGGTCGCGCTGCTTGCCTGCGATCGCTTCTGCGGTTACGTGTGGGCCGGCGACAGCCGCATTTATCTGTACCGCGCGGGACAGTTGCGGCAACTGACGCGCGATCACAGCCAGGTCGAGGAGTTGCGCTCGCTCGGGGTGATCACCGACGAAGAGGCGCGCCATCACCCCGCGCAGCACATGATCACGCGCGCGGTCGGCGCGACGGATCTGCTCGAACTCGACGACGATGCGATCGAAGTCGCCGACGGCGACGTGTTCCTGTTGTGCAGCGACGGTCTCAGCAATGAACTGAGCGACGACGAGATCGCCGACGTGCTGACGTCGGCGGAGCGCGAAAACGCATGTTGCGAACTCGTCGAGCTCGCGCTCGCGCGCGGCGGGCGCGACAACATTACCGCAGTGGTCGTCGAAGCGCAGGACCCGAATGCGGCGGACAACACCTTGCGGAATCCGGCGCCTTGA